Proteins from a single region of Chloroherpeton thalassium ATCC 35110:
- a CDS encoding class I SAM-dependent rRNA methyltransferase, with amino-acid sequence MESIYLNKNEERRLLNGHQWIFSNELKSVPKDIEKGSVVKVFSAQNKFLGIGFYNPHSLISFRFLSKRETHIDQLFFESRILRARDFREKIYPKSTTNAYRLVHAESDFLPGLIIDKFDNSFSIQTFSAGMENHIQTICDVLIAHFSPENIVLRNESQLRELENLPQEKKVLLGNPTDLIRIYDTEIQYDIDILNGHKTGFFLDQRENRKRIRPFAQDAHVLDIFTSDGGFSLNAAYGKAKEILAVDISEEALKRAHHNAEINQLKIENLIKEDAFSFIEKLEHEERKFDLVILDPPSLTKSKKTVSTAIHAYKKLNRSAIKLVKKGGFLATASCSHHVGEDLFLSIVQKAANDAHRKVQLIERAAQAPDHPVLISMPETQYLKFAIFHVS; translated from the coding sequence ATGGAATCAATTTACTTAAATAAAAATGAAGAGCGACGCCTTTTAAATGGCCATCAATGGATATTTAGCAATGAGCTAAAATCTGTTCCTAAAGACATTGAAAAAGGCTCAGTTGTTAAAGTTTTTTCTGCACAAAATAAATTTCTTGGAATTGGTTTTTACAACCCACATTCATTAATAAGCTTCCGATTTCTCTCAAAAAGAGAAACGCATATAGATCAGCTGTTTTTTGAATCCAGAATTCTTCGTGCACGCGATTTTCGGGAAAAAATCTATCCAAAATCCACTACCAATGCGTATCGTTTGGTTCATGCTGAATCAGATTTTTTGCCAGGACTGATTATTGATAAATTCGACAATTCGTTCTCGATTCAGACTTTTTCGGCGGGAATGGAAAACCATATTCAAACCATTTGCGATGTACTTATAGCGCATTTTTCACCGGAAAACATCGTCCTGAGAAATGAATCCCAGTTGCGGGAATTAGAAAACCTGCCGCAAGAAAAAAAGGTTTTGCTGGGCAATCCTACCGATTTAATTCGCATCTACGACACAGAAATTCAATACGATATTGACATTTTAAATGGCCATAAAACAGGCTTCTTTTTAGACCAGCGAGAAAACAGAAAACGCATTCGTCCGTTTGCACAAGATGCTCATGTACTTGATATTTTTACAAGCGATGGCGGCTTTTCTTTAAACGCTGCTTATGGAAAAGCGAAAGAAATTTTAGCTGTAGATATTTCGGAAGAAGCCCTGAAAAGGGCCCATCATAATGCAGAAATTAATCAGCTTAAAATTGAAAATTTAATCAAAGAAGATGCGTTTTCTTTTATAGAAAAATTAGAGCATGAAGAAAGAAAATTTGATTTAGTTATTTTAGATCCTCCAAGTTTAACAAAATCAAAAAAAACTGTTTCTACCGCAATTCATGCTTATAAAAAGCTCAATCGTTCAGCGATTAAATTGGTTAAAAAAGGTGGGTTTTTGGCGACTGCATCGTGCTCTCATCATGTTGGAGAGGATTTATTTTTAAGCATCGTTCAAAAAGCAGCCAACGACGCACACAGAAAAGTGCAACTCATTGAGCGCGCGGCGCAAGCGCCCGATCATCCGGTGCTAATTTCCATGCCGGAAACGCAATACCTAAAATTTGCGATTTTTCATGTGAGCTGA
- a CDS encoding L-lactate dehydrogenase, producing the protein MKVGIIGAGFVGATAAFAMAMRGSCSEIVIVDADNAKAKAQASDIEHAVPFSFAMTVRDGDFQDLKGAKVIIISAGVNQKPGETRLQLLERNANIFRDIVPKVVAIESNAVIVVATNPVDILTSLTEQLAGLPEGQVMGSGTTLDTARFRALIGNELGVDPQHVHAYVIGEHGDSEVFAWSSANVAGLSIPSFCKARQVRWNEEIQSQIADNVRKAAYHIIEGKGATYYGIGAVLARISEALIRNHRAVLTVSANIPEFGVALSLPRLVSGKGIDGLIGVQTNDEERAALERSASVLREALSAIS; encoded by the coding sequence ATGAAAGTTGGCATTATCGGCGCTGGATTTGTTGGTGCAACAGCGGCTTTTGCAATGGCGATGAGGGGATCGTGCAGCGAGATTGTCATTGTCGATGCAGACAATGCAAAGGCAAAAGCGCAAGCAAGCGACATTGAGCACGCCGTTCCATTTTCATTTGCAATGACCGTTAGGGACGGAGATTTTCAGGATTTGAAGGGGGCTAAAGTTATTATTATATCTGCGGGTGTCAATCAAAAACCTGGAGAAACACGACTCCAACTGCTCGAGCGAAACGCAAATATTTTTCGTGACATTGTCCCAAAAGTGGTTGCCATAGAATCGAATGCGGTGATTGTGGTCGCCACAAACCCGGTCGATATTTTAACCTCTTTAACCGAACAGTTGGCGGGCTTGCCGGAAGGGCAGGTGATGGGTTCGGGGACAACGCTCGACACCGCAAGGTTTCGTGCCTTGATCGGAAATGAGCTTGGCGTTGACCCGCAGCATGTGCATGCCTATGTGATCGGTGAGCATGGCGACAGTGAGGTTTTTGCCTGGAGCAGTGCAAATGTGGCAGGATTATCAATTCCCAGTTTTTGTAAGGCTCGTCAAGTTAGGTGGAACGAGGAAATCCAAAGCCAAATTGCAGATAATGTTCGCAAGGCAGCCTATCATATTATTGAAGGAAAAGGCGCGACGTATTATGGAATTGGCGCTGTTTTGGCAAGGATTTCCGAAGCGCTCATTCGAAATCATCGTGCTGTCCTGACGGTTTCTGCAAATATTCCTGAATTTGGTGTTGCGCTTTCTTTGCCGCGGTTGGTTAGTGGCAAAGGCATCGATGGCTTAATCGGTGTTCAAACAAACGATGAAGAGCGCGCGGCACTTGAGCGAAGTGCCAGTGTTCTAAGAGAGGCGCTCTCAGCGATTAGTTAA
- a CDS encoding DUF4126 domain-containing protein codes for MEFYNSLGFGICLSAAAGFRGFTPLLVLSVVSYIGMFQPPQGFAWLSNGPVSILFSIALVSEMILSYIAFTKAFVNVVKVTLAVMIGTFLMAAVVAEIAPVFRWAIAIFLGGGAAGILQGMNALIRDMEKDSNAIYQILISGLELIFSLVISLFGILFPVFSGAVILFFILFVLKRIFFRSLRKEMLS; via the coding sequence ATGGAATTTTATAATAGCTTAGGTTTTGGCATTTGCCTGAGTGCGGCAGCGGGATTTCGAGGCTTTACGCCGTTGTTAGTTTTGAGTGTCGTGTCATATATCGGTATGTTTCAACCGCCTCAAGGCTTTGCTTGGTTGAGCAACGGGCCGGTCAGCATTTTATTTTCAATTGCGTTGGTTAGCGAAATGATTTTGAGTTATATCGCTTTTACAAAAGCATTTGTCAATGTAGTAAAAGTAACACTGGCGGTCATGATCGGGACATTTCTCATGGCCGCAGTTGTCGCTGAAATAGCGCCAGTTTTCCGATGGGCAATTGCTATCTTTTTGGGTGGCGGCGCAGCAGGAATTTTGCAAGGTATGAATGCGTTAATTCGAGATATGGAAAAAGATTCTAACGCCATATATCAAATTCTTATTTCTGGATTAGAGCTTATTTTTTCGTTAGTTATATCATTATTTGGGATTTTATTTCCTGTTTTTTCAGGAGCTGTAATTTTATTTTTTATTCTTTTTGTTTTAAAAAGAATATTTTTTCGATCTCTTCGAAAAGAGATGTTGTCCTAA
- a CDS encoding transglutaminase-like domain-containing protein, with translation MDTLNSEVKAMIYLLDDDDETVFQAVSQKLSQIVNPERPDSEEILQLMLEKKNNTHAVISEKIESLIDNIQFDYLAPLLKSLLIHDAQLEDIIFLIAQIGYPALDIDKYKKELNKIENAFHIEYYTSSMTEVNKALLLNVIIYDHEGYRGNSSNYYDPDNSYLNRVMDRKLGIPITLGALYLVIAKRLGLPIYGVNMPAHFMLKYERKNYELFIDPFNRGRILEKQDCIRFLMNAGYGYVEQYLARASSLDLCERMLNNLKNSYRELNNLKKFSLIERYLQVVREVKGKVLFQILMGIFISTHQTKTLNFN, from the coding sequence ATGGATACACTCAATTCAGAAGTTAAAGCGATGATATACCTGTTGGATGATGACGATGAGACGGTTTTTCAAGCAGTTAGCCAAAAACTTTCTCAAATCGTCAATCCAGAACGTCCTGATAGCGAAGAAATTCTTCAATTGATGCTTGAGAAGAAAAATAATACGCATGCTGTCATTTCTGAAAAAATAGAATCCCTCATCGATAATATTCAATTTGATTATTTAGCACCACTTTTAAAAAGTTTATTAATTCATGATGCACAATTAGAAGATATTATTTTTCTTATTGCGCAAATAGGATATCCTGCATTAGATATTGATAAATATAAAAAGGAGCTAAATAAAATCGAGAACGCGTTCCACATTGAATATTATACGTCTTCAATGACTGAGGTTAATAAAGCATTATTACTAAACGTTATTATTTACGATCATGAAGGCTATCGTGGAAATTCGAGCAATTACTACGATCCTGACAATAGTTACCTTAACCGGGTAATGGATAGAAAATTGGGCATTCCGATTACTTTAGGTGCATTGTATTTGGTTATTGCCAAACGGTTAGGACTGCCTATTTATGGAGTGAATATGCCTGCTCATTTTATGTTAAAATATGAGCGAAAAAACTATGAGCTGTTTATTGATCCATTTAATCGCGGAAGGATTCTTGAGAAACAAGATTGCATTCGCTTTTTGATGAATGCAGGCTATGGCTATGTAGAACAATATTTGGCGCGTGCAAGCTCGCTGGATCTTTGCGAAAGAATGCTCAATAACCTAAAAAATAGCTACCGAGAGCTCAATAACTTGAAAAAGTTTTCTTTGATTGAGCGCTATTTGCAAGTAGTTCGTGAGGTTAAGGGGAAAGTCCTCTTTCAAATTTTGATGGGAATATTCATATCGACACATCAGACGAAGACCCTGAATTTTAATTAA
- a CDS encoding PASTA domain-containing protein, translated as MGFKSDFLTSKVAIQFYVTIFLLFTLAVLFDKVVMPFYVKGGDIVKVPEVAGLDFEAAKSTLLKANLEPRLGYSRYDERYQLNAVLSQNPQAGEKVKAGRHVYLSVNTKNQPPSPLPDLRGRTLADATLSLERIGLSVGTVTYSVVYKEDEDGIVLSQSVPPNALLKAGTPVSFSIGKMAEEDGEKQSLIPDVTGRSLSEAQKLIVSSGYSLGKVSFRYSVALVPNTIIEQNPKQGEVAPLGKPIDISVVTDDKSKASD; from the coding sequence ATGGGATTTAAAAGTGATTTTTTGACCTCCAAAGTTGCCATTCAATTCTACGTTACCATTTTCTTGCTTTTTACATTAGCTGTTTTGTTTGATAAAGTTGTCATGCCGTTTTATGTAAAAGGCGGCGATATTGTAAAAGTCCCTGAGGTTGCCGGCTTAGACTTTGAGGCAGCGAAAAGCACTTTGCTAAAAGCGAATTTAGAGCCGAGGTTAGGGTATAGTCGTTACGATGAGCGCTATCAGCTCAACGCCGTTTTGTCGCAAAATCCGCAAGCCGGAGAAAAAGTGAAAGCCGGGCGGCATGTGTATCTTTCAGTGAATACAAAAAATCAGCCGCCATCGCCTCTGCCCGATTTGAGAGGTCGCACGCTTGCAGATGCCACTCTTTCTTTGGAACGAATAGGGCTGAGTGTGGGGACTGTAACGTATTCGGTGGTCTATAAAGAAGATGAAGACGGCATTGTGCTCTCGCAGTCTGTGCCACCAAACGCGTTGCTCAAAGCTGGGACACCAGTCTCTTTTTCGATTGGAAAAATGGCTGAGGAAGATGGTGAAAAGCAATCACTTATTCCTGATGTGACGGGGCGCTCTTTATCGGAAGCGCAAAAATTAATTGTTTCTTCAGGATACAGCTTAGGTAAAGTATCTTTTCGCTATTCTGTGGCGTTAGTTCCGAACACTATCATCGAGCAAAATCCAAAACAAGGCGAAGTGGCCCCGCTTGGAAAGCCAATTGACATTTCTGTTGTAACAGATGATAAATCCAAAGCCAGTGATTAA
- a CDS encoding LytR/AlgR family response regulator transcription factor produces the protein MLINCVLIVNDAATKSLISKYVRQTDYLKLLKSCGSINELEEVHANHKVDLVLIDEPLMTNDMVKDLKGAQIIVIQSVGENAVVNQMAEKKYFLQQPFSYMRFYRVLQRVKQSLHLEKNGNENCVYVKKGGDYINVSFDEILWIEACADYVTVKTEKRSYTLYSTMKSMERRLPIKDFKRVHRSYIVRLDKITEVKSLEIKIGQKSIPIGGTYKRTLEHFMRRNDLLVC, from the coding sequence ATGTTGATTAATTGTGTTTTAATTGTAAATGATGCAGCCACCAAATCATTGATCTCAAAATATGTTCGCCAGACGGATTATTTGAAGCTTCTGAAATCGTGTGGCAGCATCAATGAATTGGAAGAGGTTCATGCCAATCACAAAGTTGATCTGGTGCTGATCGATGAACCGCTCATGACAAATGATATGGTGAAGGATTTGAAAGGTGCGCAAATTATTGTAATCCAGTCAGTAGGAGAAAATGCAGTCGTAAATCAAATGGCGGAGAAAAAATATTTTCTTCAGCAGCCGTTTTCTTACATGAGGTTTTATCGTGTACTTCAACGCGTCAAGCAATCGCTTCATCTGGAAAAAAATGGAAACGAAAATTGTGTTTATGTCAAGAAAGGAGGCGACTACATTAACGTGAGTTTTGATGAAATTTTGTGGATAGAAGCATGCGCAGACTACGTGACAGTCAAAACAGAAAAGCGATCCTACACACTTTATTCTACCATGAAGTCGATGGAGCGCCGCTTGCCGATAAAAGATTTCAAACGCGTGCATCGTTCCTACATTGTCCGATTGGATAAAATTACCGAAGTGAAAAGTCTCGAAATCAAAATCGGGCAAAAAAGCATTCCAATTGGCGGGACTTACAAAAGAACTTTGGAACATTTCATGCGGCGCAATGACTTACTCGTATGTTAA